Proteins encoded together in one Altererythrobacter epoxidivorans window:
- a CDS encoding DUF2165 family protein — MIDRNLKALLSASAGLMALLYVLHNLANLQQAHDFFIYTTSHADQKAYPVTLLPVPSEILIVIAMIMVFALELAAGVLGIFGGWKLWSARKDDAAGFEAAKKWSKIAMGCAVLNWWGLFQGVAVAGYQLWQMPLGVGPNQGSWVFGGIAMMTLIYITMRDD; from the coding sequence ATGATCGACCGGAATCTGAAGGCGCTTTTAAGCGCCAGTGCAGGGCTGATGGCCCTTCTCTACGTGCTCCACAACCTTGCCAACCTGCAGCAGGCGCACGACTTCTTCATCTACACGACCAGCCATGCCGACCAGAAAGCCTATCCGGTCACCTTGCTGCCCGTGCCTTCCGAAATACTGATCGTCATCGCCATGATCATGGTCTTTGCACTGGAACTAGCCGCGGGCGTGCTCGGCATCTTCGGCGGCTGGAAACTTTGGTCCGCGCGCAAGGATGACGCAGCAGGTTTCGAAGCAGCCAAGAAGTGGTCGAAAATCGCCATGGGCTGCGCAGTGCTCAACTGGTGGGGCTTGTTCCAGGGTGTCGCGGTCGCCGGTTACCAGCTGTGGCAGATGCCGCTCGGCGTCGGTCCCAATCAGGGTAGCTGGGTGTTCGGCGGGATCGCGATGATGACGCTGATCTACATCACCATGCGCGACGACTAG